The following DNA comes from Clostridia bacterium.
TATTTTGAGGAAAGTCGGTATCGCTGAACACCGGCTTTGCTGGCGTTTTTTGTTCAAGCGCCTTCTTTACGGTATCAACCGTTACATCTGAGCCTGCCCAATTGAATGCCTCTTTCTTCTCACCACCACAACCAGCCATTAATAGCATTATTGAAGTTATACCAATCAATAAAGCCAGGGACCTTTTCATTACACCATTCCCCCTTCCTTATTCAGCACTTCTTCTAGGGTCTTGCCAAAGAACTTCCTGGTACTTTAAGGTCATGCTCCGGTAATTCTTCGTACAAGCCTTTGGCATACTCTTAGGTATTCCCCCTGTTCCTCTCAAAGTTTCTCCCGTCCCAGTAGCGGTCATGGGCCACCAGATGGGCCTTCTCCGTGTCGTACAGCATGCCGTCAACAATCTGCTTCATTGCCTCTTCCTCCTTTACCTTAGTTTACCATAGTTACCCATAGTTTACCATCTTTACCTTCGCTCTGTCAAGAGAAAGGCTTTGCCCTTTAATGCCAAGCATGATAAGATAAAAGAAAGGGGGTTACATCATGGAAAAGCTCTTTACTCCAGCAGAAGTTGCCGCCATCTTAAAGGTTAGTCGAAAGACCGTTCATAATTGGATACACAAAGGCCGCCTAAAGGCTGTCAAGATAGGCCACTTCTGGCGTGTCTGCGAATCCGAATTAAACCGCCTCCTGGGAAAGGCAGAAACGCCTGATACTGGCAGATAGGACAGATAAGCGCAGTCCTCTTTTGACTGGGTATCTAGCGCATTCTCCGCAGGGCTTGGTTTTTGGGCATTCCAGCGCCTCCTAACCCAAATATGACCCATTTACCACCCTGCCGGTCATACATCCCT
Coding sequences within:
- a CDS encoding helix-turn-helix domain-containing protein: MEKLFTPAEVAAILKVSRKTVHNWIHKGRLKAVKIGHFWRVCESELNRLLGKAETPDTGR